The DNA sequence GTTGTACATGCAGTTTTATTGACAAAGCAATCTGTGCTTCTTTGTTGTGGCAGCCTTTGGTGTTGATGCAGCATTTAGCTATAAATATAACCAGCTACAAGGAATTTGTGATAGAGATGGTCTGGCAATGTGTCCTGGATTTACTACAACCCATGTGATTCCGGTATGCACTGCATGCTATTTAGTATTCACCTTTTCCAACAAGGTCGTGTGAAGGAATCGAACTTGTGGTGTTCTTTTGTGAGAGAAAAACTTGTAAATATTATATTGTCTTAATGAGCAGTGGCTGTAATGTGATGAAATcatttatcttattttgcatCATCCTTTAAGTAATAATTGCATGTTTTCTGGTATCAGTTTGCTTGTGCTACTGTGCCTGACTGTCTATCTTCCTGTCACCATTAGCATTAATAATGTTGATTTGTATAATTGTTTTTTAGtggtttttttaaataaattattaatcatatatgcTACATGTAAAGGCATCTCCTTATGATATTTCTAAAAGTAATTTATGCTTAATTTGAATAGATGGATGACtttaacataattttaaatatgaCTTGTAAGTGTAGAAAAttgaaagtaaaaaaataacacTACTTTTCTTTGAAAGAGTATTTCCACTATTGGGGGAAAGTTGAAGTACAAGAAACTCCTTAAAATGGAAAAGGAATCAgtaatttttgttgttatttaaGAAAAACGTTTTAATATATGTGCAGTATCCTTTTTAGTGGTCAGTTTCTGTTGTATAGTAGGGTTGCTGATTTTCTGATAGGATTTATATAGTCTTCTAAGTGCAtaatgtgtatttataattCTTTATTTGTTTCGTTTACAGTTTATTGATGGCGAACCTATGTATAAAGGATGCTGCCGTACCAACGTCGGTGGATATCATGTCACTAATTATTTAAAGCAACTTCTTTCACTAAAATATCCTTATCATATGTGAGTATAAAATCATTTGGGTTCTGTTTCAGCTATTACCAAACTGAGAACTAAAAATAGTACATagtattatattttgttaaacacTTAATGCAGGGGAAGATTTACTTGGGAAAAAGTTGAGGACCTGAAGATGGAACATTGTTATATTGCACAGGACTATATTTCTGAAGCCAAGTTGTTTCAGGTATGAAACttgattttcttcttttcccatGTAATTCCTTTGGTGTGTCTTTGGCTTCACTTTATTAATGATTTTGGACAGAGAGGAACCAAAGAGGCGGAAGAAAAAACCAGATTGTGGCAGCTACCATGGGTTCCACCTCCGACAGAGGAGCCTCCTTCTGAGGAAGAGATTGCAAGAAAGGCAGCAATAAAAGAGAAACTAGGTCAAAGGCTGCGAGAAATGGCTGAGGCGAAGAGATCATCTAAAATAAATGAACTGGAAAATGAATTACACGGTTTGGAGTTCCTTTTAAATCAGCTTGAACAAGTTGCCGAGAGTGATATTCCATCTTTCCTAGCAGAAACTGGCTATGTCTCTAGGCAAGAGATAGAATCTGCTCGTAATAGAACTACACAATCCTTACGGAAAGCAAAAGGTGAACCAAAGAGTGAGCAAACAGAAACTGAAAAGGCTGATTCCTCAAATAATGAGAAGTATTCTCTAGTTAACGTTGCTGATGAAATGCTGACACCAGAACAGGTCAGTTTGGTACCAAGCAACTGAGATCTTCTTGTTTTCTCATGCTTTAAATGTAcatgtgaattttttttcttggagCCATCTTTGTTTTACAATCTTAATACTCGAGCCATTTTTCGCATGTTGTTATCCATGTCTTATGTTGAGATGTCCATTGGTTGTGCTTGATTGGTAGCTTATTGAAAAGAAGAAACAGTTGTCAATCAAATCCATGTCTGAAGGGCGTATGCGATTAAAACAGAAGCGCCAAGAAGCGGAATTAGAACGAGAAAGGAAACAACAGCTAGAGGAGGAGAAACGCTTGTAAGGATGTGTCagctttttaattttaatttataatactTTGTTCGTTTATTTATGTGAATAAAATAACTTTTCCATCATATTCAACTTTGTAACTTGGGAAAACTAAACGAGAGATAGAAGAGTAAATCTGTTATTTAGGATATTGATAATCATGGCTTCTATCTTGAAGAAGGCTTGAatgaatataaattttaatgCTCAATATTTTCTTGTCCCTCCTGCCCCCCTTCTTTTACTGTAGGGAGAACCCAGAGCTCTACTTGGAACAATTGCATGCTAAATACAAAGACCTTTCAGAGAAAGTTGATCAACGAAAACGGCTTAAGACAAATGGAGGCCATACAAATGGGAATAACCTGTCTGGTGGTGTTGGTCGTGGTGAGAGATTGAATGCTGCTCAAAGGGAAAGAATGCGCCTGTTGACAACAGCTGCTTTTGATCGTGGTAAGGGTGAGGATACATTTGGTGCCAAAGATGAAGATTGGCAGCTTTACAAATTGATGAGCAGagacaatgatgatgatgatgagggaCCAGATGAGGATGACGCAGAATTAGCCCGCATCTCTTCAAGACTACAGGTCAGGTTATTTCTTTTACAATGCGAAGCTATTGCAGTCATATTTTGACTCATTTCCTTCTATAAAGGGTCCTCAATGATTAAAGTTTGCTGAATATTTGCTTTGGCAGGACTTGGATCCAACATTTGTGCCCAAGTTAGAAACAAGTACCTCTCAAACTGCTGAAGTGCCTCGTGCTCGTCCTCTCACGAAAGAAGATTTTCAGATTGTATTTGGGGTAGAAAGGTTCAGATGCCCCGAAATATTGTTTAATCCAAACTGGGTTGCGGTTGATCAGGTAGGGTTAGATGAGATGGCTCTTTCAGTAAGATGGATTATTATGAGAAGGGCGAGGACTGGCTTCGTAGTTATCAACTGAAATACTCCTTGTGATTTGACTTTGTAACACATTGCTGTATATTTTTCTGGAACATGAACATGAAAtcattctcaatttgttttttttttttttgaaaccaAAGAAGCTCAACACTATAGTGGAGCGaaagaaacagaaaaacaaaaaataaaatcaacacCTATTGTAAGTTTGTAACCATCTAGTGACTTTTCAGACTAATAACTTATTCCATTTGTTATTTTTGGTATTGCCATCAATAACAAAGGGGATCTTCACACCTCCATTTCTTGTAGTTACATAGAGACATGTTGAAGATTTTCTCAACACCTAATCCGATATTCTGAAACAACCTCCTGTACTTTTCTAATTAGACATTTCAAACAATTGCGAAGAAACTTATGAACCACTTTTTGCGCTCCTCCTTCCTCATTGTAACACCTGTCTAACTTTAAAATTGTTCCTTTAATATATTCGGATAGGACCATTGTCTACCAAACTCACATAGCCAAGCACAGCACACCTGCCAAGTAAATTTACAGCCAAAAAATAAGTGGTGAACATATTCTACATCTTTATTACATAATACACACAAATTATCATTCTGATCAACAATTCCAAGCTGACACAGCCTTTCCTTTGTATTCACCCTATCTATCAAGACAAATCAGGCAAACAGTTCTACTCTTGGAGGGACCAATCCTTTCCAAATAGTTTTAATGAAATTATAGCTTGTTACATCGTCTGGAAGTGTTTCTTCCTGTAACACCTGTACAAAAGAGTtagtagaaaaaataaataccttGCCTGCTAAACTTTCAGACAATTCTATTCTCTTTATCAAAGGCTAGTTTGACCGGCATCAAAGTCTCGTGTCCCATTGGAATAGCTTACGCCTCCATTGGAAGTTCCATATCCATTCTAACCCATCTCAAAATCTACAAACCCCTATGACAGCTTTTTTGAATTGAAACCGAGAAGAGCCTTGAAAACCTATCCTTGAGAGGACCACAACTTAGCCCATTATCTTTCCCAATAACGAGTTCTTCTGCCATTTTCAATCTCCATGGACAAGCCAGTTATCATCTTCTCTCTTATATGTTGCTCCTTGATCTATATTTGGCAAATATCCTTCCATAGACCCTCTCTAGTAGGTAGAGCCTGGGTGGACAAAAGCTCATTAAGGGAGAGATTATTACAAGAGCATATCACATTTTTTTACAACGGACACTCCTCCTTAGAAAACCTCTACCACCACTTGAACAAGAGTGTTGTGTTACGAACCATCGCATTTCCGACTCCTAACCTCCCTAGCTTTTTTGAAGCTTGGACCACTTTCCATTTGACCAAAGTTATACCATTCCTATCATCCTCCTTACTCCACAAGAATCTTTTTTGTAACGAAATTAGTATCTCTACAATGACCTTTGCCATTTTATATAATCTTAGATAATAAACTGGCAGGCTATTTAATACTGCTTTTGATGAACACCAATTTTCTCGCTTTGTTGATCATTCTCAATTTGTATTAATGTTATCTAATTATTAATCTAATTGGCTGCACTCGCTTTTGCTAAAGTGAAAACATTCTGATGATATTTTCGGTTCACTTGGATTTTTCTAAAGTAGCCTGGTGATTCTGCATGTTTAAAATTGAAGAACACGATTGAGTTGATGTTGATCACTGATTTTAGAGTTCCAATGGTGTCcactaatttaatttgtatgcACTTCTggaaatgaaaataataatgagAAATATATAAAGTTGACTATATGTGTAATTTTTGTTTAGTTAATTAAATTCTCGAACACCTGCAAACTGAAAAGGTGTAATAGCAGATGAAATCAAAGTATATGAATAATAGACAATATTAAGTAATTTTGAAGCTTAGAGCATAATAACAAGTAGTTAATAAACAAAATGTAAAAAAGTGTAGAAGAGGAAAGAGGCACAGAAAACCCAACGGCTACTACGCACTTTAAGGAGCCTCTGCCCTCTGATAGGTAAGTTACCGTTGGAATCTGTTTAAGGAAACCATGCCACAATTTGACCGTTGAACACACAACAATCTCCTTTTCTCTTCCCAACACTCTCACACACACTTTCttttctgcttcttcttctaaccTTCTTCCACTGCAGCCAAAAAAGCAGAAGCACAAGTAGCAATGGAGTCACCTCAGGCTAAGAAGTCGGGGCTGAACCTCCCAGCTGGGATGTCCGGAACCTCCCTTCGCCTTGACACCATATCAAAGTCATCTTCTTCGACCTGTAGCGACAGGTTCATACCGTGCAGGTCCTCGTCGAGGCTGCACACATTTGGCCTGATAGAGAAGCCATCACCGGCTAAGGAAGGAGGCAATGAGGCCTACTCGAGGTTGTTGAAATCCGAGCTCTTCGGCTCTGACTTCGcttccccttcttcttcttcaccaatgaCTAGTCCCAGCAAGAACATGCTGCGCTTCAAGACCGATCACTCTGGACCCTCCTCCCCTTTCTCGCCTTCCGTCTTGGGACACCGCACTGAATTCTCTTCTGATTCTCCCACTCCTCCTAAGCCTCCCAGGAAAGTTCCCAAGACACCCCACAAGGCAAGTTCTCTTTCTTGACATGCAATGCATTTGAAATTACCTGTTAGTATATGACACAAGGTCTAGGATGTTCAAATAATAGTGATCCAAGTTTCAATGTTATGCCTAGAATCCTGGGTGAAGTAACATTATAAATTGTTACCTATGATTATAATTGTGCAGGTTCTGGATGCACCATCACTTCAGGATGATTTCTACTTGAATCTGGTGGACTGGTCCTCACAGAATGTTCTTGCCGTTGCGCTAGGCACTTGTGTTTATCTATGGAGCGCTTCTAACAGCAAAGTAAGTCTTAATCAGCCACAATTTCCAGAACATGACTCAAGATAAaaccttaaaaataaaaaagtgttgATGTGGTTGCAGGTGACTAAGCTATGTGACTTGGGACCTCATGATGGTGTCTGTTCTGTCCAGTGGACCAGGGAGGGTTCTTTCATATCCATTGGTACAAATCTTGGTCAAGTTCAGGTACCTTGTTATAGATATATTTAGTTGACTTGATGATTGAGATTAAGCATGAGAATAACCTTATTATGGTACACACAGATATGGGATGGAAGTAGGTGTAAGAAAGTAAGAACAATGGGGGGGCATCAGACAAGAACAGGTGTGTTGGCGTGGAATTCGCGCATTCTGGCTTCAGGGAGCAGGGATAGGAACATTCTTCAGCATGACATGAGAGTTTCTAGTGACTTTATTGGCAAGCTTGTTGGCCACAAATCTGAGGTATGAAATACACATTGAACTTAATCAAAAGAAATGAAATTGATATCAATTTGACAGGTATGTGGCTTGAAATGGTCCTGTGATGACAGGGAACTTGCTTCTGGTGGTAATGATAATCAGGTATGCTTCTATTAACAATAGTGTAgattaaaaaaacaaaacatgATTGAATGTAatgatttattattatatgaGCAGCTATTGGTATGGAATCAGCACTCTCAGCAACCGGCATTGAGGCTCACTGAGCACACAGCTGCCGTGAAGGCTATAGCATGGTCGCCTCACCAGAGCGGTTTCCTTGCGTCCGGCGGTGGAACCGCCGATAGGTGTATCCGTTTCTGGAACACTACAAATGGCCATCAGTTGAATTTTGTTGACACTGGAAGCCAGGTTTCTTTCTTAAGCTGTATTGAGACATGAATGAATAATGTACAATTCTATAATAATAACAGTAACAATGTTTGACTAGGTTTGCAACCTTGCTTGGAGTAAAAACGTGAATGAGATAGTAAGCACTCATGGATACTCCCAGAATCAGATCATGGTGTGGAAATATCCATCACTAGCAAAGGTAATAATTTATTATGGGAGTGGAGAATttcaagtaataaaaaaatgtgatatGAAGAAATATTGAATTTGAATATTAGGTTGCGACTCTAACTGGCCACAGCATGAGAGTGCTTTACCTTGCAATGTCTCCTGATGGTCAAACAATAGTCACTGGTGCAGGGGATGAGACATTGCGCTTCTGGAATATCTTCCCATCCATGAAAACACCTGTAAGCATTTTTATGCATGTCACCAATTTCCAATTATgctttataaataataataataataataaccagTTGGAATATGATATTTCAGGCCCTGGTTAAAGATACAGCTCTTTGGTCACTCGGCCGAACCCAAATTCGATGATCCCACTAATGCTAATGGAACAAGGTCATTGGTTACGTTGTTTGTAATTAAAAATCCTCCCCCTAATAAAAAGGATATAGGCATATACATAGCAACTTAGGAATTGTAAAGTATTATTTACCTCactaatttgtatttttttaaataggcATATATACATAGCAACTTAGGAATTGTAAAGTTTTATGAATCGTAAGATCGATCAATAATTTTCTCGTGTTTTCACAGGAAAAAGTATAAATTTTTTCTACACAGTAGCAAACGCCTTAAAGAATGAGAGAGATAGCGAGAGAAAGAGTGTGGGTAGAAAACACTGAAAGGGGTAGGGTTAGAGGTCAGATTAATGATCCTAGGGTTTGAAACAGAGAAGAGTACCGAAAGTTGGAGGATGAGTCGTTCACGATTTTCTTGGATAATCTCCCGGAAGACATTTCGAAGAGAGAATTGTTTCAACTGTTCAGTTGGACTGGCCGCATAAATGATATTTACTTgtcaagaaaacaaaaagcggGCAGTATATACATGTTTGTGTTCATACGGTACACTACAAAGAGAGGGGCATTGAAGGCTATAACAGAAATGAATCGTATGAAGTTGAGAGGTAAGGTGATGTTTGTTGGAGAAGCAAAATACAGGCGATTATTGGGTATGAAAGACGGAAAGAAGATATAGCCAGCAGGTGGTAATCAAAGTGGAACGAGTCGTCAACCACAACGAGAAAGAGAGGCTGCCCAGATAACCCCGACTAGATACCCTGAAGATGTAAGCAAGGACAAAAAGGTCAAAGATCCACATGGAAATGGGTGAACGAAGAAATTGAAAGTGGCTGTGGCGAAAGAAAACTTGGACTGGTTGCAGAAAAGCTTAACAGGTGGAACGACGACAACTATTGACTTTAGGTCTTTGAAGGACGTGGTTGCGAAGAACTTTCCTCAAGTAATTCAAGTCCACAAAATGGGAGCATATAAAGCTATTTTGACGTTCGACAGCTTGTTGAATGTTGAAGAAGACTTACACGTTTAAGATGAATAGTCTGTTACAAATATTTCACATTGTATGGAGATGGGGTGAATCGGAAAAAAGTGAATCGCGCAGGGTGTGGTTAGAGTGTTTTGGGGTGCCCGTTCACGCGTGGTCAGTGGATACTTTCAAAATGTTAGGAGTTCTATGGGGAGAGGTGGTTGGGTGTAATAAAGTGACGGAATCATGCTCATCGTTCAGTGTAGGCCATGTTCTAATTGATACCTGTGCTATGGACATGATCAATGAATGGGTTCATATCACTATAGGTACCAGTGGTTTCGACGTATTGGTAAAAGAGAGGGAGGTGAAGTGTATGGTGTGCAATGCAAACTAGATAAAGTGGCGGATGCTGCCTCTACACGGGATCACTTGAAAAATCAAACAGTAGAGCTCTATGATGGTATAACTACAAGGTCCACAAGGCCAATAAAACTGATAGAGTATGGTGATTAGGCAGCGATAATTGCTGCGGAGGTGCGATGGGAGGAGGTTGAAGAAGATGATAGAATCGTAAATTTAGAATCAATTTTGAACGAGTAGAGTTATGAGAATTTAAGGCACCATCAGTGAAAAATGATAACGTATATGCCAATTAATGGTGCTAATGAATATGGGGCAGATTTGGTGGGATTCGAAATCTATAATGAGGAGGATTTGGAGGCCACCGTATTTTGGAGCTATAGTGGTAACAAGAATGGGCCACAGTAGGGCCCAAGAACGCTTTCTAATGGAAAGGAGCGCGCAATTAAAGATCCTCCTGGGCTGGGTCTGCACGGTTTGGGTCAGGTTGACGTGGATGCAAGGGGGTCCTCATGCCTTGGGGGCTGATGGCGCTAAGTCTCATGATGGCTTCCCCTATGCTGGAGGCCGCTGACGAGAACAGCTGAACGACGG is a window from the Arachis stenosperma cultivar V10309 chromosome 3, arast.V10309.gnm1.PFL2, whole genome shotgun sequence genome containing:
- the LOC130967053 gene encoding actin-related protein 5; protein product: MPFISKINRQSDYNLFRSATPLVIDNGASYFRIGWAGEDDPRVIFRNIVQRPRHKTTGETVTIVGDHDPALLKYFDCTRSGPRSAFDSNVVYQFEIMEYILDFGFDRMGANGSEIDHPVLITECVCNPVQSRSKMGELLFETYGVPSIAFGVDAAFSYKYNQLQGICDRDGLAMCPGFTTTHVIPFIDGEPMYKGCCRTNVGGYHVTNYLKQLLSLKYPYHMGRFTWEKVEDLKMEHCYIAQDYISEAKLFQRGTKEAEEKTRLWQLPWVPPPTEEPPSEEEIARKAAIKEKLGQRLREMAEAKRSSKINELENELHGLEFLLNQLEQVAESDIPSFLAETGYVSRQEIESARNRTTQSLRKAKGEPKSEQTETEKADSSNNEKYSLVNVADEMLTPEQLIEKKKQLSIKSMSEGRMRLKQKRQEAELERERKQQLEEEKRLENPELYLEQLHAKYKDLSEKVDQRKRLKTNGGHTNGNNLSGGVGRGERLNAAQRERMRLLTTAAFDRGKGEDTFGAKDEDWQLYKLMSRDNDDDDEGPDEDDAELARISSRLQDLDPTFVPKLETSTSQTAEVPRARPLTKEDFQIVFGVERFRCPEILFNPNWVAVDQVGLDEMALSVRWIIMRRARTGFVVIN
- the LOC130969921 gene encoding B-type cell cycle switch protein ccs52B; this translates as MESPQAKKSGLNLPAGMSGTSLRLDTISKSSSSTCSDRFIPCRSSSRLHTFGLIEKPSPAKEGGNEAYSRLLKSELFGSDFASPSSSSPMTSPSKNMLRFKTDHSGPSSPFSPSVLGHRTEFSSDSPTPPKPPRKVPKTPHKVLDAPSLQDDFYLNLVDWSSQNVLAVALGTCVYLWSASNSKVTKLCDLGPHDGVCSVQWTREGSFISIGTNLGQVQIWDGSRCKKVRTMGGHQTRTGVLAWNSRILASGSRDRNILQHDMRVSSDFIGKLVGHKSEVCGLKWSCDDRELASGGNDNQLLVWNQHSQQPALRLTEHTAAVKAIAWSPHQSGFLASGGGTADRCIRFWNTTNGHQLNFVDTGSQVCNLAWSKNVNEIVSTHGYSQNQIMVWKYPSLAKVATLTGHSMRVLYLAMSPDGQTIVTGAGDETLRFWNIFPSMKTPALVKDTALWSLGRTQIR